In the genome of Myxococcus guangdongensis, the window ACGGCGTGGGCAACGACGTCTTCGTCCGCGGCCAGCCCCAGGTCGTCCACGCGCGCGATGTCCTCTTCGACGCGTTCTTCGGCGTGCGCTCCGGCGGCTCCCAGCGCTGGCTGAGCGCCCAGGACGTCGACCTGGACGCCAGCGGCTACGCCCCCTGGGCCTCCGGTGAGAACGGCGGCACCGGCCTCGCGCGCATGGTCCAGCGCGTGGGCACCCTCGAGGTGACGACCTACGTCTTCGCCCCCCAGTCCGTCCCCCACGCCGCCTTCGTCATGGCCCTGCGCGTGCGCAACACCGGCACCGCGCCCTCCACCGGCGTCAGCGTCTTCTCCCTCCAGAACTTCCACCTGGGCTACGGCCGCCCCGGCGTCATGTCCGAAATCGACGAGAACGGCGAGACGGTGGAGCTGAGCGGCAACGACTTCGTCGAGAAGGGCTTCGCCGGCGTCGTCGTGGGCCGCCCCCTGGGCACCGTGGCTCGCAAGTCCGCGTGGGTCTCCGGCGCGACGGGCGCCGCCAACGGCTACAACGTGGTGCAGAGCGGCGGCGGCCAGGACCTGCAGGACTTCACCGCGCAGCCCTCGGCCGCCAAGGGCTGGGCCACCGCCTACCAGTTCAACCTGGGTGACATCGCCGCCGGCGCCGAGAAGTGGGCCGGCGTCGCCTTCGTGCACTTCGGCAACCCCGAGGGCACCGCCACCGCGCGCCAGTGGCTGTCCGACTACGTGGGCACCTCCGACGCCAAGGCCCTGGTCGACGCCGAGGTCGCCCGCTGGGCCTCCTTCCAGAACGACACCGTGAAGGTCCCCTCCGGCCTGTCCGACAACGAGGAGACCCTGCTGCGCCACTCCGCCGTCGTGATGCACATGGCCCAGGTCCGCTCGAGCGAGACCTGGCTGCGTGAGTTCCTCTCCCGCGACGGCGAGCCCCGCGCCACGCGCTTCAAGGCCCCCAATGGCTCACCGGCCACGCTGCCCGGCTTCGTGAAGCACGCGGGCAAGGGCGCGGTGCTCGCGAGCCTCCCGCCCGGACAGTGGACCTACGCCTGGATTCGCGACGGCGCCTACGCGGTCGCCGCCATGGCCACGCTGGGCATGAACGCGGACGCGCGCGAGGGCCTGTCCTACTACCTCAACGCGGACAGCGGCCGGTTCCAGAACTGGCGCGAGCTGCAGCCGTACTCCATGCCGCCGTACATCATCACGCTCACGCGCTACCACGGCTTCGGCGTGGAGGAGACGGACTTCAACGAAGCGGGGCCGAACATCGAGTTCGACGGCTTCGGTCTGTTCCTCTGGGCGCTGCGCCACTACGAGCGCACCACCGGAGACCTCACGCTCGTCGACCAGACGTGGCCCACCGTGTCCACGAAGGTGGGCGACGCGCTGGTGGCGCTCATCGACCCGCAGACGGGGCTCATCCGCGCGGACTCGTCCATCTGGGAGACGCACTGGAACGGGCGGCAGCGCTCGTGGACGTACACGAGCCTCACCGCGGCGCGCGGTCTGTGTGACGCGGCGGTGCTCGCCGAGCGCGTCGGTGACGCCGAGCGCGCCACGCGCTACCGCAACGCGGGCGAGTCCATCCGCCGCGCGATGGCGGAGAAGCTGACGGACCCCAACTTCGCGCTCGGCTCCAACCTGGAGGAGGTGCGCTCGGGTCGTGGCTACTGGGACTCGGCGGTGCTGGACGCGTTCGCGTTCGAGCTGTTCGACCCGGCGGGGAAGATTGCTCGCGAGACGATGCGCGGGTTGGACCTGCGGCTGTCCTCTCCGGCGGGCGCGGGCTGGTCGCGCAACGATGACCGGTACGACCACACGGGCGGCGCGGACCTGAGCCCGTGGGGCGGCGAGTACGACAGCGCGGAGTGGGTCATCGTGAGCCTGCGCGGCGCCATGGCGAAGCGGATGGCCGGAGACCCCGAGCGCGCGGAGCGAGTGCTCAAGTGGGTGACGGACCAGTCCCTCAAGAACTACCTCGCGGTGTCCGAGACGTATGACGAGCTCAACGGCACCTACAAGTTCAACTCCCCCATGGTGGGCTTCGGCGCGGGGGCGT includes:
- a CDS encoding glycoside hydrolase family 15 protein produces the protein MKRLPHLCRAPARALALCLPALLCGLALEARAEVAVRRTFTKLASSNGHGAVMLDLEQKKVSHFREHLFATEEPVIDGVGNDVFVRGQPQVVHARDVLFDAFFGVRSGGSQRWLSAQDVDLDASGYAPWASGENGGTGLARMVQRVGTLEVTTYVFAPQSVPHAAFVMALRVRNTGTAPSTGVSVFSLQNFHLGYGRPGVMSEIDENGETVELSGNDFVEKGFAGVVVGRPLGTVARKSAWVSGATGAANGYNVVQSGGGQDLQDFTAQPSAAKGWATAYQFNLGDIAAGAEKWAGVAFVHFGNPEGTATARQWLSDYVGTSDAKALVDAEVARWASFQNDTVKVPSGLSDNEETLLRHSAVVMHMAQVRSSETWLREFLSRDGEPRATRFKAPNGSPATLPGFVKHAGKGAVLASLPPGQWTYAWIRDGAYAVAAMATLGMNADAREGLSYYLNADSGRFQNWRELQPYSMPPYIITLTRYHGFGVEETDFNEAGPNIEFDGFGLFLWALRHYERTTGDLTLVDQTWPTVSTKVGDALVALIDPQTGLIRADSSIWETHWNGRQRSWTYTSLTAARGLCDAAVLAERVGDAERATRYRNAGESIRRAMAEKLTDPNFALGSNLEEVRSGRGYWDSAVLDAFAFELFDPAGKIARETMRGLDLRLSSPAGAGWSRNDDRYDHTGGADLSPWGGEYDSAEWVIVSLRGAMAKRMAGDPERAERVLKWVTDQSLKNYLAVSETYDELNGTYKFNSPMVGFGAGAYALALAHRAEGTADPACGAYLDESTLTKTPDAGPGTPDAGPGTPDSGTPGQPDSGSPVEPQVTGGGCSATGPGAMALWLMLSLAGLTALTRRRRA